The Streptomyces sp. Je 1-332 genome has a window encoding:
- a CDS encoding lipid-transfer protein yields MKAYIVGVGMTKFEKPETRDWQYWDMAKEAGTKALDDAGISYEQVEQVPVGYCFQASTAGQRAVYELGLTGVPVYNVNNNCATASTALMMARQFVEGGVNDCVLALGFEKMARGALGGGSDGGDFKTSPVARHYGIMAARHGFEMTPPTAQIFGDAAREHMERYGTTEGQLAAVGAKNHRHSVNNPYAQFQDEYTVGEILAAKTIHRPLTKLQCSPTSDGSAAAVVVSERFVERHGLQERAVEIAAQAMTTDTGESFDSGSCIDVVGQPMSRAAARQVYERSGLGIEDVDVVELHDCFSINELLTYEGLGMCAAGESGKLVESGATTYGGRWVVNPSGGLISKGHPLGATGIAQVAELTWQLRGEADARQVAGARVGLAHNIGLGGAAVVTLLRKD; encoded by the coding sequence GTGAAGGCGTACATAGTCGGCGTCGGAATGACGAAGTTCGAGAAGCCCGAGACGCGGGACTGGCAGTACTGGGACATGGCGAAGGAGGCGGGCACCAAGGCGCTCGACGACGCCGGGATCTCGTACGAGCAGGTGGAGCAGGTCCCGGTCGGGTACTGCTTCCAGGCATCGACGGCGGGGCAGCGCGCCGTGTACGAACTGGGTCTGACCGGCGTCCCCGTCTACAACGTGAACAACAACTGCGCGACGGCCTCGACCGCGCTGATGATGGCGCGGCAGTTCGTCGAGGGCGGCGTCAACGACTGTGTGCTCGCGCTCGGCTTCGAGAAGATGGCGCGCGGCGCGCTGGGGGGTGGGAGTGACGGGGGTGACTTCAAGACGTCTCCCGTCGCCCGGCACTACGGCATCATGGCCGCCCGGCACGGCTTCGAGATGACCCCGCCCACCGCCCAGATCTTCGGCGACGCGGCACGCGAGCACATGGAGCGGTACGGCACGACCGAGGGGCAGCTGGCCGCGGTGGGCGCGAAGAACCACCGGCACTCGGTGAACAACCCGTACGCCCAGTTCCAGGACGAGTACACCGTCGGCGAGATCCTCGCCGCCAAGACCATCCACCGTCCGCTCACCAAGCTGCAGTGCTCGCCGACGTCGGACGGCTCGGCCGCCGCGGTGGTGGTGTCGGAGCGGTTCGTCGAGCGGCACGGCCTTCAGGAGCGCGCCGTCGAGATCGCCGCGCAGGCCATGACCACGGACACCGGGGAGTCCTTCGACTCGGGCTCGTGCATCGACGTCGTGGGACAGCCGATGTCGAGGGCGGCGGCGCGACAGGTGTACGAGAGGTCGGGACTCGGCATCGAGGACGTCGACGTCGTCGAGCTGCACGACTGCTTCTCCATCAACGAGCTCCTCACCTACGAGGGGCTCGGCATGTGCGCGGCGGGGGAGTCCGGAAAGCTCGTCGAGAGCGGGGCGACGACGTACGGCGGGCGGTGGGTGGTGAACCCCTCGGGTGGCCTGATCTCCAAGGGGCACCCGCTCGGCGCGACGGGCATCGCCCAAGTGGCCGAACTCACCTGGCAGTTGAGGGGCGAGGCGGACGCCAGGCAGGTGGCGGGGGCCCGGGTGGGGCTCGCGCACAACATCGGCCTCGGGGGAGCGGCGGTGGTGACGCTGCTGCGCAAGGACTGA
- a CDS encoding acyl-CoA dehydrogenase, which translates to MGIGITQEQRELAAAVRGWSARAVPPEEIRKLLDAPPPTGGRPAHWDGLAEQGLLAVHLPEEYGGGGGDLVDLAVALEEAGRAALPGPYLASSLASVVLHRAGAHDLAAELASGARVGAVALGAGTLTAVSVTDGLVLDGAAPPVLCGADADLLILAAESAHGTEWLAVDATELTVRTQEGADPTRPTAEVSADGVEVPAGRVLAVDATLVRDLACALYAADACGVAAWALETATEYAKVREQFGRPIGQFQAVKHLCADMLVRLEQARALAWDAARAADEPSETRGLVAALAAGAALDAAYSCAKDAIQVLGGIGFTWEHDAHLYLRRSLVARQLLGAGDAHRLRAVRHAEGGARRELRMELPREADAYRERAREAIAPARGLDPAAARKALAPTGYAAPHLPEPYGLGAGPVQQLVVQEELAGAGVRVSDLGIATWVVPSLIAYGTGEQQERFLAPTLRGEVLWCQLFSEPGAGSDLASLRTRAERVDGGWLINGQKVWTSAAQWADHGILLARTDPDAPKHKGLTYFLIDMKRASGIDIRPLKEITGDSLFNEVYFDDVLLPADAVVGEVNDGWRVARHTLGNERVHMADQLTFDTGLEALIERACDLDGACRARIGALAAEAHALACIGLRTTMRQVAGAEPGAGASVRKLVQTPHQQKVAELALELLGPEGAVREGPGERALHGFLMARCLTIAGGTTQVQLNVVAERLLGLPRDPEPRPTL; encoded by the coding sequence ATGGGCATCGGAATCACGCAGGAACAGCGGGAGTTGGCAGCGGCGGTGCGCGGCTGGAGCGCCCGCGCCGTACCGCCCGAGGAGATACGCAAACTGCTCGACGCCCCTCCCCCCACCGGCGGCAGGCCCGCCCACTGGGACGGGCTCGCCGAGCAGGGGCTGCTCGCGGTGCACCTGCCCGAGGAGTACGGCGGCGGGGGCGGCGACCTCGTGGACCTCGCGGTCGCCCTGGAGGAGGCGGGCCGGGCCGCGCTCCCGGGGCCCTACCTGGCGAGCTCCCTCGCCTCGGTCGTGCTGCACCGGGCGGGCGCCCACGACCTCGCCGCCGAGCTGGCCTCCGGCGCGCGCGTCGGCGCCGTCGCTCTCGGCGCGGGAACACTGACCGCGGTGTCCGTGACGGACGGCCTTGTCCTCGACGGCGCCGCGCCGCCCGTGCTCTGCGGGGCGGACGCAGACCTGCTGATCCTGGCCGCCGAGTCCGCGCACGGAACCGAGTGGCTGGCCGTCGACGCGACTGAGCTGACCGTACGTACACAGGAGGGCGCCGATCCGACGCGGCCCACCGCCGAGGTGTCGGCGGACGGGGTGGAGGTGCCAGCCGGGCGGGTGCTCGCCGTCGACGCGACGCTCGTACGGGATCTGGCGTGCGCCCTGTACGCGGCGGACGCGTGCGGGGTGGCGGCCTGGGCGCTGGAGACCGCCACCGAGTACGCGAAGGTGCGGGAGCAGTTCGGGCGGCCGATCGGGCAGTTCCAGGCGGTCAAGCACCTCTGCGCGGACATGCTGGTGCGCCTCGAACAGGCGCGGGCGCTCGCCTGGGACGCGGCGCGGGCAGCTGATGAGCCCTCGGAGACGCGGGGACTCGTGGCCGCGCTCGCCGCAGGGGCCGCGCTCGACGCCGCGTACTCCTGCGCCAAGGACGCCATCCAGGTCCTCGGCGGCATCGGCTTCACCTGGGAGCACGACGCGCACCTGTATCTGCGCAGATCACTCGTCGCCCGGCAGCTGCTCGGCGCCGGCGACGCGCACCGGCTGCGGGCGGTGCGGCACGCGGAGGGCGGCGCGCGCCGCGAGCTGCGGATGGAGCTGCCCCGGGAAGCGGACGCGTACCGGGAGCGGGCGCGCGAGGCCATCGCCCCGGCCCGCGGCCTCGACCCGGCCGCCGCCCGCAAGGCCCTGGCGCCCACGGGCTACGCCGCGCCGCACCTGCCCGAGCCGTACGGCCTCGGCGCGGGCCCCGTCCAACAGCTCGTCGTCCAGGAGGAGTTGGCGGGGGCCGGAGTGCGTGTCAGCGACCTCGGGATCGCCACCTGGGTGGTGCCCTCGCTCATCGCGTACGGGACGGGCGAGCAGCAGGAGCGGTTCCTGGCGCCGACGCTCAGGGGCGAGGTGCTGTGGTGCCAGCTGTTCAGCGAGCCCGGGGCCGGGTCGGACCTGGCGTCGCTGCGGACGCGGGCCGAGCGGGTCGACGGCGGCTGGCTGATCAACGGCCAGAAGGTGTGGACGAGCGCGGCGCAGTGGGCGGACCACGGCATCCTGCTGGCCCGCACGGACCCCGACGCACCCAAGCACAAGGGGCTCACGTACTTCCTCATCGACATGAAGCGGGCGTCGGGCATCGACATCCGCCCGCTGAAGGAGATCACCGGGGACTCCCTCTTCAACGAGGTCTACTTCGACGACGTCCTGCTGCCCGCCGACGCGGTCGTCGGCGAGGTGAACGACGGCTGGCGGGTCGCGCGCCACACGCTCGGCAACGAACGCGTCCACATGGCCGACCAGCTGACCTTCGACACCGGCCTGGAGGCGCTCATCGAGCGCGCCTGCGACCTCGACGGCGCCTGCCGCGCGCGGATCGGCGCGCTCGCGGCCGAGGCGCACGCGCTCGCCTGCATCGGCCTGCGCACGACGATGCGGCAGGTGGCGGGCGCGGAACCGGGGGCCGGGGCCTCCGTCCGCAAGCTCGTGCAGACCCCGCATCAGCAGAAGGTCGCCGAGCTGGCCCTCGAACTGCTCGGCCCCGAAGGCGCGGTGCGCGAGGGCCCGGGGGAGCGCGCGCTGCACGGCTTCCTGATGGCGCGCTGCCTGACCATCGCGGGCGGGACCACGCAGGTGCAGCTGAACGTCGTCGCGGAGCGGCTGCTCGGCCTGCCGAGGGACCCCGAGCCGCGCCCCACCCTCTAG
- a CDS encoding MFS transporter, translated as MTQSTTHQRGTRGVVPVLAFAGIVVAVMQTLLVPVIKDLPTLLSTSPSNATWVMTATLLAGAVSTPIMGRLGDLYGKRRMLLASLAVMVVGSLVCGFTDDLVVMIVGRALQGFAMGAIPLGIGLMRDELPREKLGSAMALMSSSIGVGGGLALPLAALTAQHADWHALFFGAAALGVISMLLTLVFVPESKVKAQGTFDVIGALGLSAGLVLFLLPITKGSDWGWTSGMTLGLFGAAAVVLVLWGVMELRLKAPLVDLRTTARPAVLFTNLASIMVGVAFYAISLVLPQLLQLPTATGYGLGQSMVVAGLCVAPLGLTMMFTAPVYARLSAKYGPKVTLILGMLIIAIGYGGGLGLMSAAWQTIIIAVVIGAGIGLAYSSLPALIIGAVPASETGAANGLNTLMRSIGTSVSSAVIGMVLANTANHVGGVAVPTMTGFRTSFLIATGAVALGLVFALFLPSARRSVKTQLRASSEEDANLRAATQALTGFHGRVLNPAGAPVARAKVTLIDRRGRQAGAALTDEGGHYALAVPGDGSYVLAATASGHAPLASAAGHQGGAVEVDLLLPGGSEVLA; from the coding sequence ATGACGCAGTCGACGACCCACCAACGCGGCACCCGCGGAGTCGTCCCCGTACTCGCTTTCGCCGGCATCGTCGTCGCGGTGATGCAGACGCTCCTGGTGCCGGTCATCAAGGACCTGCCGACACTCCTGAGCACCTCGCCGTCGAACGCCACGTGGGTCATGACGGCGACCCTCCTCGCCGGCGCCGTCTCGACCCCGATCATGGGCCGCCTCGGCGACCTCTACGGCAAGCGCCGCATGCTGCTCGCGAGCCTGGCCGTGATGGTCGTGGGCTCGCTGGTCTGCGGTTTCACCGACGACCTCGTCGTGATGATCGTCGGCCGCGCCCTCCAGGGCTTCGCGATGGGCGCCATCCCGCTCGGCATCGGCCTCATGCGTGACGAGCTGCCCCGCGAGAAGCTCGGCTCCGCGATGGCCCTGATGAGCTCGTCCATCGGCGTCGGCGGCGGCCTCGCGCTGCCGCTCGCCGCACTGACCGCGCAGCATGCCGACTGGCACGCCCTGTTCTTCGGCGCGGCGGCCCTGGGCGTCATATCGATGCTGCTGACCCTCGTCTTCGTGCCCGAGAGCAAGGTCAAGGCACAGGGCACCTTCGACGTGATCGGCGCGCTCGGCCTCTCCGCGGGCCTGGTCCTCTTCCTCCTCCCCATCACCAAGGGCAGTGACTGGGGCTGGACCTCCGGCATGACGCTCGGCCTGTTCGGCGCCGCGGCGGTCGTCCTGGTCCTCTGGGGCGTGATGGAGCTGCGCCTCAAGGCGCCGCTGGTGGACCTGCGCACCACGGCCCGCCCGGCGGTCCTGTTCACCAACCTGGCCTCGATCATGGTCGGCGTCGCGTTCTACGCGATCTCGCTGGTACTCCCCCAACTGCTCCAGCTGCCGACCGCCACCGGCTACGGCCTCGGCCAGTCCATGGTCGTCGCGGGCCTGTGCGTGGCGCCGCTCGGCCTGACGATGATGTTCACGGCCCCGGTCTACGCCCGCCTCTCGGCGAAGTACGGCCCGAAGGTCACCCTCATCCTCGGCATGCTGATCATCGCCATCGGCTACGGCGGCGGCCTCGGCCTGATGAGCGCCGCCTGGCAGACGATCATCATCGCGGTGGTCATCGGCGCGGGCATCGGCCTCGCCTACTCCTCGCTCCCGGCGCTGATCATCGGCGCCGTGCCCGCTTCGGAGACGGGCGCGGCGAACGGCCTCAACACGCTGATGCGCTCCATCGGCACGTCGGTCTCGTCCGCCGTGATCGGCATGGTCCTCGCCAACACGGCGAACCACGTGGGCGGCGTCGCCGTCCCGACGATGACGGGCTTCCGCACGTCCTTCCTCATCGCCACCGGTGCGGTCGCCCTCGGCCTGGTCTTCGCGCTCTTCCTGCCGTCCGCCCGCCGCTCGGTCAAGACCCAGCTGCGGGCCAGCAGCGAGGAGGACGCGAACCTGCGCGCGGCGACGCAGGCGCTGACCGGTTTCCACGGCCGGGTACTGAATCCCGCCGGGGCGCCGGTCGCGCGGGCGAAGGTGACACTGATCGACCGCAGGGGGCGGCAGGCGGGCGCCGCCCTCACGGACGAGGGCGGCCACTATGCCCTCGCGGTGCCGGGCGACGGCTCGTACGTCCTGGCGGCAACGGCATCCGGACACGCGCCGCTGGCTTCGGCGGCGGGGCATCAGGGGGGTGCGGTGGAGGTCGATCTGCTGCTGCCGGGCGGGAGTGAGGTGCTGGCGTAG
- a CDS encoding CatB-related O-acetyltransferase, which yields MELVPADPTVLHPFPDQPRVVLLKPLVKSPLIEVGEFSYYDDPDDSTAFETRNVLYHYGPEKLRIGKFCAFGTGVRFIMNGANHRMDGPSTFPFPIMGGSWSEHFDLISGLPGRGDTVVGHDVWFGYGVMVMPGVRIGHGAVIASGSVVVDDVPDYGVVGGNPAKLIRTRYSEDEVARLLAVAWWDWPAEHLTEHVRVVMSGTIEDLERVAPGG from the coding sequence ATGGAACTCGTACCGGCGGATCCGACGGTGTTGCACCCTTTTCCGGACCAGCCTCGTGTCGTGCTGCTGAAGCCGCTGGTGAAGTCTCCGTTGATCGAGGTCGGGGAGTTCTCGTACTACGACGACCCGGATGACTCGACGGCCTTCGAGACGCGCAATGTCCTCTACCACTACGGGCCGGAGAAGCTCCGTATCGGAAAGTTCTGCGCGTTCGGGACGGGGGTGCGGTTCATCATGAACGGCGCGAACCACCGGATGGACGGGCCCTCGACCTTCCCGTTCCCGATCATGGGGGGCTCGTGGAGCGAGCACTTCGATCTGATCAGCGGGCTGCCGGGGCGGGGGGACACCGTGGTCGGTCATGACGTGTGGTTCGGGTACGGGGTGATGGTGATGCCCGGTGTGCGGATCGGGCACGGGGCCGTCATCGCCTCGGGGTCGGTCGTCGTGGACGACGTCCCTGACTACGGCGTTGTCGGGGGAAATCCCGCGAAGCTGATTCGTACGCGGTACAGCGAGGATGAGGTGGCGCGGCTGCTGGCCGTGGCTTGGTGGGACTGGCCTGCGGAGCATCTGACCGAGCATGTGCGGGTCGTCATGTCCGGCACCATCGAGGACTTGGAGAGGGTTGCGCCGGGGGGCTAG
- a CDS encoding class I SAM-dependent methyltransferase: MAAPQPKPEILAAFEAAKGFMPADEGLALYAAATEAAALGLPLLEVGTYCGRSTILLADAARAAGVTAITVDHHRGSEEQQPGWEYHDPATVDPEVGRMDTLPTFRRTLHHAGLEEHVIAIVGRSPQVAKAWGGPLGLVFIDGGHTDEHATGDYEGWAPHVAEGGLLLIHDVFPDPVDIMTGQAPYRVYLRALESGAFTEVSATDSLRVLRRTGAGI, from the coding sequence ATGGCCGCCCCCCAGCCCAAGCCGGAGATCCTCGCCGCCTTCGAAGCGGCCAAGGGCTTCATGCCCGCCGATGAGGGCCTCGCCCTGTACGCGGCGGCGACGGAGGCCGCGGCGCTGGGGCTTCCGCTCCTGGAGGTCGGCACCTACTGCGGCCGCTCCACGATCCTGCTCGCGGACGCCGCCCGTGCGGCCGGCGTCACGGCGATCACCGTGGACCACCACCGCGGCAGCGAGGAGCAGCAGCCGGGCTGGGAGTACCACGATCCGGCGACGGTCGACCCGGAGGTCGGCCGGATGGACACCCTGCCCACCTTCCGCCGCACGCTGCATCACGCTGGCCTGGAGGAGCACGTCATCGCGATCGTCGGGCGTTCGCCGCAGGTGGCGAAGGCGTGGGGCGGGCCGCTCGGCCTGGTCTTCATCGACGGCGGCCACACGGACGAGCACGCGACGGGCGATTACGAGGGCTGGGCCCCGCACGTCGCGGAGGGCGGCCTGCTCCTGATCCACGACGTCTTCCCCGACCCCGTCGACATCATGACGGGCCAGGCCCCGTACCGCGTCTATCTCAGGGCACTGGAATCCGGCGCGTTCACCGAGGTCTCGGCAACCGACTCCCTGCGCGTCCTGCGGCGAACGGGAGCGGGGATCTGA
- a CDS encoding N-acetylmuramoyl-L-alanine amidase: protein MSYVGPDSQPPRPPRRFSGGPLTVTLAALVPTCLAGWLIYEATSGPGGSEPPRTLPSTSQSAKPSPSASEKDDEKGEDSESSGKPSASKSSKPSKPSKSASRPAASGPLKGKVVVVDPGHNTGNGKHTAEINRLVDVGTHRKECDTTGTSTNNGYSEAQFTLDVSRRLRTILEKQGATVKFTQDGDRPWGPCVDERARIGNNARADAVVSVHADGSGAGNRGFHVILPASVKSGDADTSKIVAPSRALGERIAGKFLSATGSAPSNYVGDGTGLDVRKDLGGLNLSTVPKVFIECGNMRDAKDEALLTDGTWRQKAAQGISDGIVSFLRG, encoded by the coding sequence GTGTCGTACGTAGGTCCGGACAGCCAGCCCCCACGCCCGCCCCGCCGTTTCAGCGGCGGCCCCCTCACGGTGACGCTCGCCGCGCTGGTGCCGACGTGCCTCGCGGGGTGGCTCATCTACGAGGCGACGAGCGGTCCCGGTGGCAGCGAGCCGCCCAGAACGCTGCCCTCCACGAGCCAGTCCGCGAAGCCCTCCCCGTCGGCCTCCGAGAAGGACGACGAGAAGGGTGAGGACAGCGAGTCGAGCGGCAAGCCGAGCGCGTCGAAGTCCTCGAAACCGTCGAAGCCCTCGAAGTCCGCGAGCCGCCCCGCAGCCTCCGGCCCCCTCAAGGGCAAGGTCGTTGTCGTGGACCCCGGCCACAACACGGGCAACGGCAAGCACACGGCCGAGATCAACCGCCTCGTCGACGTCGGCACGCACCGCAAGGAGTGCGACACGACGGGCACCTCCACGAACAACGGTTACAGCGAGGCCCAGTTCACCCTCGACGTCTCGCGCCGCCTGCGCACGATCCTCGAGAAGCAGGGCGCCACGGTCAAGTTCACCCAGGACGGCGACCGCCCCTGGGGGCCCTGCGTCGACGAGCGCGCCCGCATCGGCAACAACGCACGCGCGGACGCGGTCGTGTCCGTCCACGCGGACGGCTCGGGCGCGGGCAACCGCGGCTTCCATGTGATCCTTCCCGCATCGGTGAAGTCCGGCGACGCGGACACCTCCAAGATCGTCGCCCCGTCCCGCGCCCTGGGCGAGCGCATCGCGGGCAAGTTCCTGAGCGCGACGGGCAGCGCCCCCTCCAACTACGTCGGCGACGGCACCGGTCTCGACGTACGCAAGGATCTGGGCGGCCTCAACCTCTCGACGGTCCCCAAGGTGTTCATCGAGTGCGGCAACATGCGGGACGCGAAGGACGAGGCATTGCTCACGGACGGCACCTGGCGCCAGAAGGCGGCCCAGGGCATCTCCGACGGAATCGTGAGCTTCCTGCGCGGATAA
- a CDS encoding LLM class F420-dependent oxidoreductase gives MRLGLALGYWGRGPDPQHVALAQEAERLGYDSVWTAEAWGSDAFTPLTWIAAQTSRIKLGTAIVQMAARSPVTTAMHALTLDHLSGGRMMLGLGLSGPQVVEGWYGRPFPKSPLTATREYVDVVRQVLRREGPVALDGRFHSHPYAGEDGSGLGKPLKPITHPLRADLPVLLGAEGPKNIAQTARIADGWLPLYWSPMRADVYEASLEGARDGFMVAPMARARVCDDVAEGLLPVKAMLGFYIGGMGHSARNFHADLMARMGFEAEARRIQELFLAGRREEAVLAVPDAFADEISLVGPRERIAERLELWRKGPVTDLLVLAPDRHTLRVLAELNG, from the coding sequence ATGCGTCTGGGGCTGGCACTTGGCTACTGGGGACGCGGTCCCGACCCGCAGCACGTCGCGCTCGCCCAGGAGGCCGAGCGGCTCGGATACGACTCCGTGTGGACCGCCGAGGCCTGGGGCTCGGACGCCTTCACGCCGCTGACCTGGATCGCGGCGCAGACCTCACGGATCAAGCTGGGCACGGCGATCGTCCAGATGGCGGCGCGCTCACCCGTCACGACCGCGATGCACGCCCTGACCCTGGACCACCTGTCCGGCGGGCGGATGATGCTCGGGCTCGGGCTCTCCGGGCCGCAGGTGGTGGAGGGGTGGTACGGGCGGCCGTTCCCGAAGTCGCCACTGACCGCCACGCGGGAGTACGTCGACGTGGTCCGCCAAGTGCTGCGGCGCGAGGGGCCCGTCGCTCTCGACGGGCGCTTCCACTCCCACCCCTACGCCGGGGAGGACGGCAGCGGTCTCGGCAAGCCCCTGAAGCCGATCACGCATCCGCTGCGGGCCGATCTGCCGGTGCTGCTCGGCGCGGAGGGTCCGAAGAACATCGCACAGACGGCCCGGATCGCGGACGGCTGGCTGCCGCTCTACTGGTCGCCGATGCGGGCCGACGTGTACGAGGCGTCGCTGGAGGGGGCGCGAGACGGCTTCATGGTCGCCCCGATGGCGCGGGCGAGAGTCTGCGACGACGTTGCGGAGGGCCTGCTTCCGGTCAAGGCGATGCTGGGCTTCTATATCGGGGGGATGGGGCACTCCGCGCGAAACTTTCATGCAGATCTGATGGCGCGGATGGGGTTCGAGGCCGAGGCGCGGCGGATTCAGGAACTGTTTCTGGCGGGGCGCCGTGAGGAGGCGGTGCTCGCGGTGCCGGACGCCTTCGCCGATGAGATCTCGCTGGTCGGGCCGCGGGAACGGATCGCCGAGCGGCTGGAGTTGTGGCGCAAGGGGCCCGTGACGGATCTGCTGGTACTGGCGCCGGACCGTCATACGCTGCGGGTGCTGGCGGAGCTGAACGGCTGA
- a CDS encoding prenyltransferase, which produces MTSPERTEHLVLPGVLTADQAQRTVRGILAVQREDGAIPWFRGHHLDPWDHTEAAMALDAAGEHAAAARAYDWLARHQNPDGSWYAAYADGDPHDVTDRGRETNFCAYIAVGVWHHYLSTGDDTFLDRLWPTVVGAVEFVLALQQQGGQIGWKREASGEAVNEALLTGSSSIHQALRCALAIAEQREEPQPDWELATGALAHAIQSHPERFLDKDRYSMDWYYPVLGGALTGAAAKSRMEEGWDRFVVPDLGVRCVIPNNWVTGGESAELALALWVLGESDRALEILQSIQHLRDAESGLYWTGYVFDDKAIWPEELTTWTAGSLLLAVAALGGDEATCAVFSGERLPVGLAPECCEATAGGQ; this is translated from the coding sequence GTGACGAGCCCGGAGCGGACCGAACACCTGGTCCTGCCGGGCGTCCTGACGGCGGATCAGGCGCAGCGGACAGTCCGCGGAATCCTGGCCGTCCAACGCGAGGACGGCGCGATCCCGTGGTTCCGCGGCCACCACCTCGACCCCTGGGACCACACCGAGGCCGCCATGGCACTGGACGCGGCGGGCGAGCACGCGGCGGCGGCCCGTGCCTACGACTGGCTGGCGCGGCACCAGAATCCGGACGGTTCCTGGTACGCGGCGTACGCCGACGGGGATCCGCACGACGTGACGGACCGGGGCCGCGAGACGAACTTCTGCGCGTACATCGCCGTGGGCGTCTGGCACCACTACCTCTCGACCGGCGACGACACGTTCCTCGACCGGTTGTGGCCGACGGTGGTGGGAGCGGTGGAGTTCGTGCTCGCGCTGCAGCAGCAGGGCGGCCAGATCGGCTGGAAGCGTGAGGCGAGTGGTGAGGCGGTCAACGAGGCTCTCCTGACCGGCAGTTCATCGATCCACCAGGCGCTGCGGTGCGCCCTGGCGATCGCCGAGCAGCGCGAGGAGCCGCAGCCGGACTGGGAGCTGGCGACGGGCGCGCTGGCCCACGCGATCCAGAGCCACCCCGAGCGGTTCCTGGACAAGGACCGCTACTCGATGGACTGGTACTACCCGGTCCTCGGCGGCGCGCTCACGGGCGCGGCGGCCAAGTCCCGCATGGAGGAGGGCTGGGACCGCTTCGTGGTGCCGGACCTCGGCGTGCGCTGCGTCATCCCCAACAACTGGGTGACGGGCGGCGAGAGCGCCGAACTCGCCCTGGCCCTCTGGGTGTTGGGTGAATCGGACCGCGCCCTGGAGATCCTCCAGTCGATCCAGCACCTGCGCGACGCGGAGAGCGGCCTCTACTGGACGGGCTACGTCTTCGACGACAAGGCGATCTGGCCGGAGGAACTCACCACATGGACGGCGGGCTCCCTGCTGCTCGCCGTTGCGGCACTCGGCGGCGACGAGGCCACCTGCGCGGTGTTCTCAGGAGAACGCCTGCCGGTGGGCCTCGCGCCGGAGTGCTGCGAAGCGACCGCGGGGGGTCAGTAG